One genomic region from Lycorma delicatula isolate Av1 chromosome 1, ASM4794821v1, whole genome shotgun sequence encodes:
- the net gene encoding atonal bHLH transcription factor 8-like protein net isoform X2, translating to MHLLRKKLQILKIFLELSGILDRDTGFCSAAEDDLDTDLQSPTDASEDSVEVKVRPISLKNKRKCVEPRRVGDDAKKRVLESDNPFRPWNQVNNQDQPLSLVLRDKSVMGDRPQEVVRLEDRRDFSVDSLLNSGRRRQQQQQQQHQQRNYKNMTRERRIEANARERTRVHTISAAFDTLRRAVPAYSHNQKLSKLSVLRIACSYILTLSRVAGHDYSADQSAPSLSDCVDNVSKTIQMEGKLRKKKEDC from the exons atgcatttattaaGAAAGAAGTTGCAgatattgaagatttttttag AGTTATCTGGAATACTGGACCGAGATACTGGATTCTGCTCGGCTGCTGAGGACGATCTGGATACAGATTTGCAGTCACCGACCGATGCGAGCGAAGATAGTGTTGAGGTGAAGGTTCGTCCGATCTCTcttaaaaacaaaaggaaatgtgTCGAACCGAGAAGAGTGGGGGATGATGCGAAAAAAAGGGTTTTAGAATCAGATAATCCTTTCAGACCGTGGAATCAAGTCAACAATCAGGACCAGCCTCTATCTTTAGTGTTAAGGGACAAATCAGTGATGGGGGACAGACCTCAAGAAGTAGTGAGATTAGAAGATAGAAGGGATTTTTCAGTAGATTCTTTACTGAACAGCGGCCGAAGGCGACAGCAGCAACAACAGCAACAGCATcaacaaagaaattacaaaaacatgACTAGGGAACGAAGGATTGAAGCTAACGCAAGAGAACGTACCAGAGTTCATACGATAAGTGCTGCTTTCGATACCCTTCGTCGTGCTGTTCCGGCCTACTCTCATAATCAAAAACTGTCTAAATTGTCCGTCCTCAGGATCGCTTGTTCCTACATTTTAACGCTTTCTCGAGTCGCGGGTCATGATTATTCCGCCGATCAGAGTGCTCCTAGCCTTTCTGATTGTGTCGATAATGTCTCAAAAACTATTCAAATGGAaggtaaattaagaaagaaaaaagaagactgTTAG
- the net gene encoding atonal bHLH transcription factor 8-like protein net isoform X1 — protein MERLARQTDSTLHNERELSGILDRDTGFCSAAEDDLDTDLQSPTDASEDSVEVKVRPISLKNKRKCVEPRRVGDDAKKRVLESDNPFRPWNQVNNQDQPLSLVLRDKSVMGDRPQEVVRLEDRRDFSVDSLLNSGRRRQQQQQQQHQQRNYKNMTRERRIEANARERTRVHTISAAFDTLRRAVPAYSHNQKLSKLSVLRIACSYILTLSRVAGHDYSADQSAPSLSDCVDNVSKTIQMEGKLRKKKEDC, from the coding sequence AGTTATCTGGAATACTGGACCGAGATACTGGATTCTGCTCGGCTGCTGAGGACGATCTGGATACAGATTTGCAGTCACCGACCGATGCGAGCGAAGATAGTGTTGAGGTGAAGGTTCGTCCGATCTCTcttaaaaacaaaaggaaatgtgTCGAACCGAGAAGAGTGGGGGATGATGCGAAAAAAAGGGTTTTAGAATCAGATAATCCTTTCAGACCGTGGAATCAAGTCAACAATCAGGACCAGCCTCTATCTTTAGTGTTAAGGGACAAATCAGTGATGGGGGACAGACCTCAAGAAGTAGTGAGATTAGAAGATAGAAGGGATTTTTCAGTAGATTCTTTACTGAACAGCGGCCGAAGGCGACAGCAGCAACAACAGCAACAGCATcaacaaagaaattacaaaaacatgACTAGGGAACGAAGGATTGAAGCTAACGCAAGAGAACGTACCAGAGTTCATACGATAAGTGCTGCTTTCGATACCCTTCGTCGTGCTGTTCCGGCCTACTCTCATAATCAAAAACTGTCTAAATTGTCCGTCCTCAGGATCGCTTGTTCCTACATTTTAACGCTTTCTCGAGTCGCGGGTCATGATTATTCCGCCGATCAGAGTGCTCCTAGCCTTTCTGATTGTGTCGATAATGTCTCAAAAACTATTCAAATGGAaggtaaattaagaaagaaaaaagaagactgTTAG